The proteins below come from a single Melospiza melodia melodia isolate bMelMel2 chromosome 12, bMelMel2.pri, whole genome shotgun sequence genomic window:
- the RAP2B gene encoding ras-related protein Rap-2b — translation MREYKVVVLGSGGVGKSALTVQFVTGSFIEKYDPTIEDFYRKEIEVDSSPSVLEILDTAGTEQFASMRDLYIKNGQGFILVYSLVNQQSFQDIKPMRDQIIRVKRYERVPMILVGNKVDLEGEREVSFGEGKALAEEWSCPFMETSAKNKASVDELFAEIVRQMNYAAQPNGDEPCCASCAIL, via the coding sequence ATGCGGGAGTACAAGGTGGTGGTGCTGGGCTCGGGCGGCGTGGGCAAGTCCGCCCTCACCGTGCAGTTCGTGACCGGCTCCTTCATCGAGAAGTATGACCCCACCATCGAGGACTTCTACCGCAAGGAGATCGAGGTGGACTCGTCGCCGTCCGTGCTGGAGATCCTGGACACGGCGGGCACCGAGCAGTTCGCCTCCATGCGGGACCTCTACATCAAGAACGGGCAGGGCTTCATCCTGGTGTACAGCCTGGTGAACCAGCAGAGCTTCCAGGACATCAAGCCCATGCGGGACCAGATCATCCGCGTCAAGAGGTACGAGCGGGTGCCCATGATCCTGGTGGGCAACAAGGTGGACCTGGAGGGCGAGCGCGAGGTCTCCTTCGGGGAGGGCAAGGCGCTGGCCGAGGAGTGGAGCTGCCCCTTCATGGAGACCTCGGCCAAAAACAAAGCGTCCGTGGACGAGCTGTTCGCCGAGATCGTCAGGCAGATGAACTACGCGGCGCAGCCCAACGGGGACGAGCCGTGCTGCGCCTCCTGCGCCATCCTCtga